Proteins from a genomic interval of Corynebacterium deserti GIMN1.010:
- the mfd gene encoding transcription-repair coupling factor: MLAGLLKVAATDPKLKGMISHVGEPRLHLTGIDQARPWTIATLAHHAPVMVVTATGREAEDLTAELKAMMGDKVAWLPSWETLPHERLSPGVDIVGKRAQVLHNLDRLSVVVTAARAFCQPVLEAADGRAPLTLAEGSECDFSQLTNELVFRAYKHVDMVAKRGEFATRGGILDIFPTTLDYPVRVEFWGDEVSDIRQFSVADQRTIPEITVEKIDVYPARELLVTDAVAKRAEELMVKHPGNPTLVEMLSRIADHQDVDGMEALIPALIDTPQVPVLELMPDNTHILVIAPEKVRTRIADLEATDAEFLMAGWEAAAMGADGPVAAEGLDLESSSYRSYESLEKSASKSARPWWTFAPSGMFEAADDETLPLDFEAGPAPRGDLPKIDEMMAQLLAHTTAGGRAAFIAPNEGAIKRMVERFSEKGIPTHVATPAWEPTPGEVTLYHALSHAGLVFPKVRKHRDAEAMPLVVITETDLTGNRVGDIAGAKRRPAKRRHKVDPLALEPGDLVVHETHGIGRFVKMTERTISAGDETSRREYIVLEYAPSKRGQPGDQLYVPMDSLDMLSRYVGGEKPALSKMGGSDWKNAKKKARAAVREIAGELVELYAKRQSAPGHAFAPDSPWQKEMEDNFPYVETEDQMLAIDAVKDDMEKSVPMDRVIIGDVGYGKTEVAVRAAFKAVQDGKQVAVLVPTTLLAQQHQSTFEERMTGFPVTIKGLSRFTSTKDSKEILKGLADGSVDIVIGTHRLLQTGVQWKNLGLVIVDEEQRFGVEHKEHIKALRTHVDVLTMSATPIPRTLEMSMAGIREMTTILTPPEDRHPILTYVGPYEDKQVAASIRRELLRDGQVFFIHNKVADIEKKAREIRDLVPEARVVVAHGQMSEELLEQTVQGFWDREYDVLVCTTIVETGLDIANANTLIVENAHHMGLSQLHQLRGRVGRSRERGYAYFLYPKGATLTETSYDRLATIAQNNDLGAGMAVAMKDLEMRGAGNVLGAEQSGHIAGVGFDLYVRLVGEAVEAYRALADGKPVDGTVKGPKEIRVDLPVDAHIPESYINAERLRLEIYRKLAQSETEVDLRLAVEEMEDRYGPIPEEVSRLLSVSRLRHLMRKADLTDVGVQGTRIKVHPVDLADSQQVRLKRLFPGATYRAAAKAIQLSFPKAGKKVTDPLLRDVDLLQWVADFISTMFNLEEIDVRGPQPGKGQPKKKSNVISISL, translated from the coding sequence ATGCTTGCGGGGCTGTTGAAAGTCGCAGCAACTGACCCAAAGTTAAAGGGCATGATTTCACACGTGGGGGAGCCGAGGCTTCATCTAACGGGTATTGATCAAGCACGCCCGTGGACGATTGCAACGTTGGCTCATCATGCACCGGTGATGGTGGTGACGGCAACGGGTCGTGAGGCGGAGGATCTCACTGCTGAGCTGAAGGCGATGATGGGGGATAAAGTCGCGTGGCTGCCGTCGTGGGAGACGCTTCCGCATGAGCGTTTGAGCCCCGGGGTGGATATCGTCGGTAAGCGTGCCCAGGTGCTGCACAACTTAGACCGCTTGAGTGTCGTCGTGACTGCAGCGCGCGCGTTTTGCCAGCCGGTTCTGGAAGCAGCGGATGGCCGTGCTCCACTGACGTTGGCGGAAGGCAGTGAGTGTGATTTCTCCCAGCTGACCAATGAGCTGGTATTCCGTGCCTATAAGCATGTGGACATGGTGGCTAAGCGCGGCGAGTTTGCCACCCGTGGTGGCATCTTGGATATTTTCCCCACCACCTTGGACTATCCCGTGCGTGTGGAGTTCTGGGGCGATGAGGTGTCCGATATTAGGCAGTTCTCTGTTGCAGATCAGCGCACCATCCCAGAAATTACCGTTGAGAAGATTGATGTGTACCCAGCCCGTGAGCTGCTGGTTACTGATGCCGTGGCTAAGCGTGCGGAAGAACTGATGGTGAAGCACCCTGGAAATCCCACTCTGGTGGAGATGCTGTCTCGCATTGCCGATCATCAAGATGTCGATGGCATGGAAGCGCTTATTCCAGCGTTGATTGATACCCCGCAAGTTCCTGTGCTGGAACTTATGCCCGACAACACGCATATCCTGGTTATTGCTCCGGAAAAGGTGCGCACCCGCATTGCCGATTTGGAAGCCACCGATGCTGAGTTTTTGATGGCTGGATGGGAAGCCGCTGCAATGGGTGCGGATGGTCCTGTGGCAGCAGAAGGCCTCGACTTGGAGTCGTCAAGCTACCGAAGCTATGAAAGCTTGGAGAAGTCGGCGTCGAAAAGCGCTCGCCCGTGGTGGACCTTTGCCCCGTCGGGCATGTTTGAGGCCGCCGATGATGAGACGCTGCCCCTGGACTTTGAAGCTGGCCCTGCGCCGCGCGGCGATCTGCCGAAAATCGATGAGATGATGGCGCAGCTGCTTGCGCACACCACAGCCGGTGGGCGTGCTGCGTTTATTGCTCCGAACGAGGGCGCCATTAAGCGCATGGTGGAGCGCTTTTCGGAAAAGGGCATTCCGACGCACGTGGCCACTCCAGCCTGGGAACCAACCCCGGGTGAAGTGACCCTGTACCACGCGCTGAGCCACGCTGGCCTGGTGTTTCCCAAGGTGCGCAAGCATCGCGACGCCGAAGCTATGCCACTGGTGGTCATCACTGAAACGGACCTCACCGGTAACCGCGTCGGCGATATTGCTGGCGCTAAACGGCGCCCTGCTAAACGACGCCACAAAGTCGATCCCCTCGCCCTCGAGCCGGGGGACCTCGTGGTGCATGAAACCCACGGCATTGGTCGCTTTGTTAAAATGACTGAGCGCACCATTTCCGCAGGTGACGAGACCTCACGTCGCGAATACATTGTCCTGGAATACGCGCCCAGCAAGCGTGGCCAACCCGGCGACCAGCTGTATGTGCCCATGGATTCCCTGGACATGCTGAGCCGCTATGTGGGTGGCGAAAAGCCTGCGCTGTCCAAAATGGGTGGCTCCGATTGGAAGAACGCCAAGAAGAAGGCTCGCGCAGCCGTCCGCGAAATTGCCGGTGAGCTGGTTGAACTTTACGCCAAACGCCAATCCGCGCCGGGCCATGCCTTCGCGCCGGATTCACCGTGGCAAAAAGAAATGGAAGACAACTTCCCTTACGTGGAAACCGAAGACCAGATGCTGGCGATTGACGCGGTGAAAGATGACATGGAGAAAAGCGTCCCCATGGACCGCGTCATCATCGGCGATGTGGGCTACGGCAAGACCGAAGTTGCAGTTCGCGCGGCATTCAAGGCTGTTCAAGACGGCAAGCAAGTCGCGGTTTTAGTACCCACGACGCTGCTCGCACAGCAACACCAATCCACATTTGAAGAGCGCATGACAGGTTTCCCCGTCACTATCAAGGGGCTGTCGCGTTTTACCTCAACGAAGGATTCAAAAGAGATTCTTAAAGGGCTTGCCGACGGCTCCGTCGACATCGTCATCGGTACGCACCGGCTTCTCCAAACTGGTGTGCAATGGAAAAACCTTGGGCTTGTCATCGTGGATGAGGAACAGCGCTTCGGCGTTGAGCACAAAGAACACATTAAGGCGCTGCGCACGCACGTCGATGTGCTCACCATGTCAGCAACACCGATCCCACGTACCTTGGAAATGTCCATGGCCGGAATCCGTGAGATGACCACCATCCTCACCCCGCCAGAAGACCGCCACCCAATTCTTACCTATGTGGGTCCCTATGAGGACAAGCAGGTGGCGGCATCAATTAGGCGTGAGCTGCTTCGCGACGGCCAGGTGTTCTTCATCCACAACAAGGTCGCTGACATTGAAAAGAAAGCCCGTGAGATCCGCGACTTGGTGCCGGAAGCTCGCGTGGTGGTGGCACATGGCCAGATGAGTGAAGAGCTTCTTGAGCAAACCGTTCAAGGGTTCTGGGACCGCGAATACGACGTGTTGGTGTGTACCACCATCGTGGAAACCGGTCTGGATATTGCTAACGCCAACACCTTGATCGTGGAAAACGCCCACCACATGGGCCTATCTCAGCTGCACCAGCTGCGTGGTCGCGTGGGTCGTTCCCGCGAACGTGGTTACGCATACTTCCTGTACCCCAAGGGCGCAACGCTCACGGAAACCTCCTACGATCGCCTGGCCACCATCGCCCAAAACAACGATCTAGGCGCCGGCATGGCTGTGGCAATGAAGGACCTGGAGATGCGTGGCGCCGGCAACGTGCTCGGTGCTGAGCAATCCGGCCACATCGCAGGCGTAGGTTTTGACCTTTATGTTCGCCTTGTCGGCGAGGCAGTGGAGGCCTACAGGGCGCTTGCCGACGGAAAACCTGTCGACGGCACTGTGAAGGGACCAAAAGAAATCCGCGTCGACCTTCCCGTTGATGCGCACATCCCGGAAAGCTATATCAACGCCGAGCGCCTGCGCCTGGAGATCTACCGCAAGCTGGCCCAATCAGAAACTGAAGTGGATCTGCGCCTTGCCGTGGAAGAAATGGAAGACCGCTACGGTCCCATCCCTGAAGAAGTGTCCCGACTGTTGTCTGTTTCCCGGCTGCGACACCTCATGCGCAAAGCGGATCTCACCGATGTGGGTGTTCAAGGCACCCGAATCAAGGTTCACCCCGTTGATCTGGCGGATTCCCAGCAAGTGCGCCTCAAGCGTCTGTTCCCAGGTGCCACCTACCGAGCTGCCGCCAAGGCAATTCAGCTGAGCTTCCCCAAGGCAGGCAAGAAGGTGACAGACCCGCTGCTTCGCGACGTGGACCTTCTCCAGTGGGTCGCAGACTTCATCTCGACGATGTTTAACCTCGAAGAAATTGATGTCCGCGGACCACAACCTGGAAAAGGTCAGCCGAAGAAGAAATCAAATGTGATCTCCATCAGTTTGTGA
- a CDS encoding ABC transporter ATP-binding protein has protein sequence MSNRSRANRPTPDLSDANNPHAQKAQNFGPSAKRLFGILGQDKNTLIVVFIFSVLSVGLTVLGPWLLGKATNVVFEGFLSKQFPEGTTKDLVIAQLQAQGDTNQASMLENMNLVPGSGIDFDRLASILLLVLGAYLLGSIFSLIQARILNRIVQDAMNRLRIQVEEKIHRLPLSYFDSIKRGDLLSRVTNDVDNIGQSLQQTLSQAITSLLTVIGVLVMMFIISPLLALVALVSIPITIAITVVVAKRSQKLFTDQWKQTGVLNARVEETYSGHAVVKVFGHQKDVQEAFDEENDSVYKASFGAQFVSGIIMPSMMFVGNLSYVAIAVVGGLQVASGSLSIGAVQSFIQYSRQFTQPLSQLGSMANLLQSGVASAERVFELLDEKEQDPDPLTPATVAHSANRLEFKDVSFGYTEDNTLISNLNLEVRSGSTIAIVGPTGAGKTTLVNLIMRFYDINEGSLTLGNTADSAIDVRTMTRADLRSRTGMVLQDTWLFAGTIRENILYGRPDATEEDMVAAARAAYVDRFVHALPDGYDTVLDDEAVNLSVGERQLITIARAFLANPRLLILDEATSSVDTRTELLIQRAMSKLRQDRTAFVIAHRLSTIRDANLILMMEHGEIVEHGNHRELMEKQGAYWTLYNSQFQAPAQHESQTDGDHI, from the coding sequence ATGAGCAACCGATCTCGCGCAAATAGGCCCACGCCTGACTTATCCGACGCGAATAACCCCCACGCCCAAAAGGCACAAAACTTCGGTCCCTCCGCCAAGCGCCTCTTCGGCATCCTTGGACAGGATAAAAACACACTCATCGTCGTCTTTATCTTCTCTGTCCTAAGCGTCGGGCTGACCGTGCTAGGTCCGTGGCTTTTAGGCAAGGCCACTAACGTAGTCTTCGAAGGCTTCCTATCCAAGCAATTCCCTGAAGGCACAACCAAAGACTTGGTCATCGCCCAACTTCAAGCCCAAGGCGATACCAATCAGGCCTCGATGCTTGAGAATATGAATCTCGTCCCCGGAAGTGGCATCGATTTCGACCGCCTCGCCTCCATCTTATTGCTGGTTCTCGGTGCATACCTTCTGGGCAGTATCTTCTCACTCATCCAGGCACGCATCTTAAACCGCATTGTGCAAGATGCCATGAACCGCCTGCGCATCCAGGTGGAAGAAAAAATCCACCGCCTGCCACTGAGCTATTTTGACTCCATCAAGCGTGGAGATCTACTCAGCCGTGTCACCAACGATGTGGACAACATCGGCCAATCCCTACAGCAAACCCTCTCCCAAGCTATTACTTCTCTGCTCACGGTCATTGGCGTTTTGGTCATGATGTTTATCATCTCCCCACTGCTTGCGCTGGTTGCGCTCGTGAGCATTCCGATCACCATCGCGATCACTGTCGTGGTGGCTAAGCGTTCCCAAAAGCTCTTCACTGACCAGTGGAAACAAACCGGTGTCCTCAACGCTCGCGTGGAAGAAACCTATTCTGGGCACGCAGTGGTGAAGGTATTTGGCCACCAAAAAGACGTTCAGGAGGCTTTCGACGAAGAAAACGATTCAGTCTACAAAGCCAGCTTTGGCGCACAGTTTGTCTCTGGCATCATCATGCCCTCGATGATGTTTGTTGGAAACTTAAGCTACGTGGCCATCGCTGTCGTAGGCGGCCTTCAAGTTGCATCCGGCTCCCTATCCATCGGCGCAGTGCAATCCTTCATTCAGTACTCCCGCCAATTCACCCAACCGCTTTCCCAATTGGGGTCCATGGCTAACCTTTTGCAATCAGGTGTCGCCAGCGCGGAGCGTGTCTTTGAGCTTCTCGACGAAAAAGAGCAGGACCCCGATCCTCTCACGCCAGCCACCGTTGCACATTCTGCCAATCGCCTGGAGTTCAAAGATGTGTCATTCGGTTACACCGAGGACAACACCTTGATTTCCAACCTCAACCTTGAGGTACGCTCCGGCAGCACTATCGCGATCGTGGGCCCCACAGGTGCGGGAAAGACCACGCTGGTTAACCTCATCATGCGGTTCTACGACATCAATGAAGGCAGCCTCACGCTTGGCAACACAGCCGATTCTGCCATCGATGTTCGGACAATGACTCGCGCTGACCTTCGTTCACGCACTGGCATGGTGTTGCAGGATACGTGGTTATTTGCGGGAACGATTAGGGAAAACATTCTCTACGGTCGCCCCGACGCCACTGAAGAAGACATGGTGGCAGCAGCTCGCGCAGCGTATGTGGATCGGTTTGTCCATGCACTACCCGATGGATATGACACCGTCCTCGATGATGAAGCCGTCAATCTCTCTGTCGGTGAACGCCAGCTGATCACCATCGCGCGTGCATTCCTTGCCAATCCCCGACTGCTCATTCTGGATGAGGCAACCTCGTCGGTGGATACCCGCACGGAGCTGCTCATTCAGAGGGCCATGTCGAAGCTTCGCCAGGACCGTACCGCGTTTGTGATTGCCCACCGCCTATCCACTATCCGCGATGCCAACCTCATCTTGATGATGGAGCACGGCGAGATCGTGGAGCACGGCAACCACCGGGAGCTCATGGAAAAGCAGGGCGCCTATTGGACGTTGTACAACTCCCAGTTCCAGGCCCCTGCTCAGCATGAATCACAAACTGATGGAGATCACATTTGA
- a CDS encoding ABC transporter ATP-binding protein: MLWTLLMRFLRPAWPLILAVIIFQLAQSITSLWLPTLNADIIDNGVVTGDIGYIWKTGAIMLGLTLVQVACAIAGVYFGSKLAMGMGRDLRAALFSKVVSFSEREMGHFGSPSLITRNTNDVQQIQMLVQMTTTLMISAPMLAIGGIIMAVRQDVGLSWLMAVSIPVLILIVALVIVRMVPMFQLMQKRVDRINQIMREQLTGIRVIRAFVREDTERKRFTSASEDLADIALRAGNLMALMFPAVMLVMNVSAVAVIWFGSFQVESGATQIGTLFAFLQYIMQILMGVMMAAFMFVMVPRAAVSADRVGEVLDTTPSVSQPEAPQTPQSRTGAIEFSDATFTYPGADQPVLQDLSFTIRPGSTTAVIGSTGAGKTTLIGLVPRLFDATSGSISVDGQNVRTYDPLELWERIGLVPQKAFLFSGTVASNLRYGNEDATDEQLWEALAIAQASDFVRDMPGELEAAIAQGGTNVSGGQRQRLAIARALVKKPEIYIFDDSFSALDVATDAALRRALATHLPHATKLIVAQRVSTIREADQIIVLDHGKIVGIGTHQQLLDTSETYKEIVESQETAEARS, translated from the coding sequence ATGCTGTGGACTTTATTGATGCGGTTTCTACGGCCGGCGTGGCCGCTGATTCTAGCCGTCATCATCTTCCAATTGGCCCAATCGATCACCTCATTGTGGCTACCCACACTCAACGCCGACATCATTGACAACGGCGTAGTCACAGGCGATATCGGCTATATCTGGAAAACCGGCGCCATCATGTTGGGACTCACCCTCGTACAAGTTGCCTGTGCGATCGCCGGTGTGTACTTCGGATCCAAGTTGGCAATGGGCATGGGTCGCGATCTGCGCGCTGCGCTGTTTAGCAAAGTGGTCAGCTTTTCTGAGCGAGAGATGGGCCATTTCGGTTCCCCCTCGCTGATCACGCGTAACACCAACGACGTCCAACAAATCCAAATGTTGGTTCAAATGACCACCACCTTGATGATCTCCGCACCAATGCTCGCCATCGGTGGCATCATCATGGCCGTTCGCCAAGACGTTGGTCTGTCGTGGTTGATGGCCGTGAGCATCCCCGTGCTCATCCTCATCGTGGCACTCGTTATCGTGCGCATGGTGCCGATGTTCCAATTGATGCAAAAGCGTGTCGACCGCATCAACCAAATCATGCGTGAGCAACTGACCGGCATCCGCGTCATCCGTGCATTTGTCCGCGAAGACACCGAGCGAAAACGCTTCACCTCAGCCAGCGAAGACCTCGCCGACATTGCCCTTCGTGCCGGCAATCTCATGGCCTTAATGTTCCCCGCAGTCATGCTGGTGATGAATGTCTCCGCCGTAGCCGTAATCTGGTTTGGCTCATTCCAAGTGGAATCCGGCGCCACCCAAATCGGCACCCTGTTTGCGTTTTTGCAGTACATCATGCAAATCCTCATGGGTGTTATGATGGCCGCTTTCATGTTCGTCATGGTTCCCCGCGCAGCCGTCTCGGCAGATCGCGTCGGCGAAGTCCTCGACACCACGCCGTCGGTATCACAGCCCGAAGCACCGCAAACACCACAATCACGCACGGGTGCAATCGAATTTTCCGACGCTACATTCACCTACCCCGGCGCGGATCAGCCCGTTTTGCAGGATTTAAGCTTCACGATCCGCCCGGGCAGCACCACCGCGGTCATTGGTTCCACGGGCGCGGGCAAAACCACCCTCATCGGGCTGGTACCAAGGCTTTTCGACGCCACCAGCGGCTCAATTTCCGTCGATGGGCAAAACGTACGCACCTACGATCCCCTTGAGCTGTGGGAACGCATTGGATTAGTCCCCCAAAAGGCATTCCTTTTCTCAGGCACGGTAGCCTCCAACCTCCGTTACGGAAACGAAGACGCCACCGATGAGCAGCTGTGGGAGGCTCTCGCCATTGCCCAGGCTTCCGACTTTGTTCGCGATATGCCAGGCGAACTTGAGGCCGCTATCGCCCAAGGTGGAACCAATGTCTCCGGTGGCCAGCGCCAACGCCTGGCCATTGCTCGTGCGTTGGTGAAAAAGCCTGAGATCTATATTTTCGACGACTCGTTCTCCGCCCTGGACGTCGCCACCGATGCCGCCCTGCGCCGAGCACTTGCCACCCATCTGCCACACGCCACCAAGTTGATTGTCGCCCAGCGTGTGAGCACCATTCGGGAAGCTGACCAGATCATCGTGTTGGACCACGGAAAAATCGTAGGCATCGGCACCCATCAGCAGCTGCTTGACACATCCGAAACCTACAAAGAAATCGTCGAATCCCAGGAAACCGCGGAGGCGCGATCATGA
- a CDS encoding bifunctional lysylphosphatidylglycerol flippase/synthetase MprF, producing MNVSFALKWIAKSVRFAPVSIIIAIAMWVLHEVVEARGTTTLGLTLPWVWTDPRIFTAGLTSPTRMGLVMSVLWIAALAVPAERILGSWKFLSAIVALHITAIPISIAIATLVEEADLNRWGNDLLTDTLLTPDFWVFGVAALASAPLPLLWRRRTRVVLLSVALTLLLYTGTLNDVTMLTSILMGITVGEVGRRRREASLSLWHWVPGPLSLRETRTMVAIIVTAVAAGPVVAALNPRTHGPFSPATELMWAPLVTEEHMHHLCHADAVSDACQGALDQLQQHGVGPMVANLMPLIFTIIIAMGLHRGRRAAWIIGLIAQGLSIAVLVFQLNRLSGDTNFSTGLNVFMVILPWIGATVVLLLTQRAFSVKIDRARVGRTIATMAIAWLSTAVLWMLSAFAVPHAFHPHATFALALKELPMRYLPPTIDTVLSHELFPRGAFSWAVFEWTGTIFWLVTAVMLYLLLMGVPNQKAHDDQLKAAALLRGGSGDHLSWMTIWDGNSYWWAPHDAGYVAYRVKNGVAVTLGEPVVAGGSGVGSVSAVSTVSTVATVAAGFEDYATSQGWVVAWYSVGADFSAARVADGQHRLRVAEEAVLRANSAEFKGKKFQNVRTARNRALKEGISSRWTSWAEVGPEMQQKIIALSEEWVSNKALPEMGFTLGTVTELADADTRLLLAVDESEHLHGVTSWLPVYTNGEIEGYTLDVMRRDPDGFRSVIEFLMSEAVVYAHDHGIAWMSMSGAPLSTAPSDAGTSDSAPDVVPTPEQASSLDAILDLLGKAMEPFYGFQSLAASKNKFHPEHHRWYVCYRDELNLPGIGIAVAAAYVGDFPLSSVITRWMPKLKASAA from the coding sequence ATGAACGTGTCATTTGCGCTGAAATGGATTGCCAAATCGGTGCGCTTTGCGCCGGTGAGCATCATCATTGCGATTGCAATGTGGGTGCTGCACGAAGTGGTGGAAGCTCGCGGCACCACCACCTTGGGCTTAACCTTGCCCTGGGTGTGGACTGATCCACGCATCTTCACCGCAGGGCTAACGTCACCCACCCGCATGGGACTGGTGATGTCAGTGCTGTGGATCGCAGCTCTCGCAGTGCCTGCAGAACGTATCCTCGGAAGCTGGAAATTCTTAAGTGCCATTGTGGCGCTACACATCACCGCAATCCCGATCAGCATCGCAATTGCCACGTTGGTAGAAGAAGCCGACCTAAACCGCTGGGGCAACGACCTTCTCACCGACACACTCCTCACCCCAGATTTCTGGGTATTCGGCGTCGCAGCGCTGGCCTCTGCACCCTTGCCACTTTTATGGCGCCGACGCACGAGGGTGGTGCTGCTCAGCGTCGCGCTTACGCTGCTGCTGTACACAGGAACGCTTAACGACGTCACCATGCTCACCTCCATCCTGATGGGAATAACCGTCGGAGAGGTCGGGCGGAGGCGTCGAGAAGCATCTTTAAGTCTGTGGCACTGGGTTCCGGGCCCGCTCAGCCTGCGTGAGACGCGCACCATGGTGGCTATTATTGTTACCGCCGTCGCCGCTGGCCCTGTGGTGGCCGCGCTGAATCCGCGCACACATGGACCGTTCTCCCCCGCCACCGAACTGATGTGGGCGCCGCTGGTCACCGAAGAACACATGCATCACTTGTGCCACGCCGATGCTGTGTCTGATGCCTGCCAAGGTGCGCTTGACCAGCTCCAACAGCATGGCGTGGGCCCGATGGTGGCCAACCTCATGCCTTTGATTTTCACCATCATTATTGCCATGGGTCTGCATCGCGGACGCCGGGCCGCATGGATTATTGGGCTGATCGCGCAGGGCTTATCGATTGCCGTGCTGGTGTTTCAGCTCAACCGTCTGTCCGGTGACACGAACTTTTCCACCGGCCTCAATGTGTTCATGGTGATTTTGCCGTGGATTGGTGCAACGGTGGTGTTGCTGTTAACCCAACGGGCATTTTCAGTGAAGATCGATCGCGCACGCGTAGGGCGCACCATTGCGACTATGGCGATTGCATGGCTGTCAACCGCCGTGTTGTGGATGCTCTCTGCATTCGCCGTTCCACATGCATTCCACCCGCATGCGACCTTTGCGTTAGCGCTCAAAGAACTACCCATGCGCTACCTGCCACCGACGATCGATACCGTGCTCAGCCATGAGCTCTTCCCCCGCGGCGCCTTCAGCTGGGCTGTTTTTGAATGGACTGGAACCATCTTCTGGCTGGTCACCGCCGTCATGCTGTATTTGTTGCTCATGGGTGTGCCCAACCAGAAGGCGCACGATGACCAACTGAAAGCAGCTGCACTGCTGCGCGGCGGCAGCGGCGATCACCTGTCGTGGATGACCATTTGGGACGGCAATTCCTACTGGTGGGCACCGCATGACGCCGGATATGTGGCCTACCGGGTGAAAAATGGCGTTGCGGTCACGCTGGGTGAACCGGTGGTGGCTGGTGGGTCTGGCGTGGGGTCTGTTTCTGCCGTATCTACTGTATCTACTGTGGCTACGGTTGCCGCCGGTTTTGAAGACTACGCCACCTCCCAAGGCTGGGTTGTCGCCTGGTACTCGGTGGGCGCAGACTTCTCAGCTGCCCGCGTCGCAGACGGCCAGCATCGCCTGCGCGTCGCAGAAGAAGCCGTGCTCCGAGCCAATTCAGCAGAATTTAAGGGAAAGAAATTCCAAAACGTGCGCACAGCCCGAAATCGCGCACTCAAGGAAGGAATTAGCTCCCGGTGGACCTCCTGGGCAGAGGTCGGCCCAGAGATGCAACAAAAAATCATCGCACTCTCTGAAGAATGGGTATCAAACAAAGCCCTACCAGAAATGGGATTTACTTTAGGCACCGTCACAGAGCTTGCCGACGCCGACACCCGCCTCCTCCTTGCCGTCGATGAATCCGAGCACCTCCACGGTGTCACCAGCTGGCTCCCCGTGTACACCAACGGTGAAATTGAAGGCTACACCCTTGATGTTATGCGACGAGATCCAGATGGATTCCGGTCTGTCATTGAGTTCCTCATGTCCGAAGCCGTGGTCTACGCCCACGATCATGGGATTGCGTGGATGTCAATGTCCGGTGCGCCACTCAGCACGGCGCCATCAGATGCTGGGACGTCAGATTCTGCGCCGGACGTGGTTCCAACCCCCGAGCAGGCCAGCTCCCTTGACGCCATCCTCGATCTCTTGGGCAAAGCAATGGAACCGTTCTATGGATTCCAGTCACTGGCTGCCTCCAAAAACAAGTTCCACCCCGAACACCACCGTTGGTATGTCTGCTATCGCGATGAGCTCAACTTACCTGGCATCGGCATTGCTGTTGCTGCTGCTTATGTCGGCGATTTTCCCTTAAGCAGCGTGATCACCAGATGGATGCCAAAGTTGAAAGCTTCTGCGGCATAA